Part of the Vicinamibacterales bacterium genome, CCACGAGGCCATCCGGCCGACGGACTTCAGGTTGACGCCGCAGCAACTCACCGGGGTGCTCGACGCCGACGAGTTGCGCCTCTACGACCTGATCTGGAAGCGCACGATGGCGTCGCAGATGCCCGACGCGCGCATCCTGAAGACAACCGTCGAACTCACCGCGACCGGCCCGGACGACGAGCCGTGCGCGCTGACGGCGACAGGCAAGGCGATCGAGTTCGCCGGCTACCGCCGCGCGTACGTCGAGGGCAGCGACGATCCTGACAGCGAGCTCGAGGCGCAGGAGACGATTCTCCCTGCATTCAAGGAGGGTGATCTGGTCGTGGCGCCCGGGTCCGCAGCGGACGCACGGGCACGGGCCTCGCTCGTCGGCCTCGATCCGAAGAAGCACGAGACGACGCCGCCGGCGCGGTTCACCGAGGCGTCGCTCATCAAGAAGCTCGAGGAGGAAGGCATCGGCCGGCCGTCCACCTACGAGCCGACGATCGAGACGATTCTCAAGCGCGGCTATGTCTTTCGGCAGGGCAAGGCACTGGTCCCGAGTTTCACGGCGTTCGCGGTCACCTATCTGCTGCGCGATCACTTCTCCGACTTCGTGGACATCAGTTTCACGGCGGAGATGGAGAAGGACCTCGACGAGATTTCCAACGGCGAGCGTCCCTGGATCGATTTCATCCGTGAGTTCTTCCGCGGCGACGGCCGGCACCACAAGGGCCTCGAAGGGATGGCTCAGGAAGGCGAGCAGCGGATCGACTACCCGGTGATCGACATCGGCGAGGATCCGGACAGCGGTCAGCCGGTTCGGGTTCGCATCGGGAAGTTCGGTCCGTTCCTGCAGGTGGGCGATGGTGGTGCCGGGAACACCGCCTCGCTGCCGGACGACCTCCCGCCGGCCGATCTCTCCGTGGAACGCGCGATGTCGCTCGTCCGCGCGAAGGCCGCCGGGCCGCGCGAACTCGGCGTCGATCCGGCCACCGGGCAGACGGTGTACCTCGCGACGGGCCGGTTCGGCCCGTATGTTCAGCTCGGCGAGACGCCCGAGAAACCGGCGAAGGGCGCGAAGGGTGCGAAGGGTGCGAAGGCCGAGAAGGCCGCGAAGGTCGAGAAGCCGAGGCGTGCCTCTTTGCCGCGCGGCGTCACCGAAGCGGAAATGGACCTCCCACTGGCGCTCAAGCTGCTGAGTCTCCCGCGGGTCCTTGGGACGCATCCCGAGAGTGGCGAGTCGATCGCGGCCAGCGTCGGGCGCTTCGGTCCGTACGTCAAACACGGCGACGAGTTCCGGTCGCTCGAACCGGACGACGACGTCTATACGATTACGCTGGACAGGGCAGTCGCCCTGCTCCAGGCGCCCAAGCAGAGCCGTCGTCGCCAGTCCGCGGCACTGACCGTGCTGCGCGAACTGGGCGCCCGCGAAGACGGCGCCACGGTCAAGCTGTTCGAGGGCCGCTACGGCCCGTACGTGTCGGACGGCAAGACCAACGCGTCGTTGCCGAAGGGGACCGATCCCACCACCCTGGGCCTGCGCGAGGCGGTCGAACTGATCGACGCGCGTGCGGCTCTCGGACCACGCAAGAAGGGTGGCGCGCGGCGCAAGCGGGCCGCAGCCGGGGTTTCCTGACCATGGTGCACATCGTCGGCGGCGGGCTGGCGGGGTGCGAGGCCGCCTGGCAGCTCGCGCGGCGGGGCGTGGCAGTCACCATCCACGAGATGCGGCCGGTCCGTCCGACCGATGTCCACAAGACCGACCGGCTGGCCGAGTTGGTCTGCAGCAACTCCTTCCGAAGCGACAAGCTGGACAACGCCGTCGGGCTCCTGAAGGAGGAGATGCGGCATCTCGACTCGCTGGTGATGCGCGTGGCCGATGAGGTGCGCGTGCCGGCCGGCGCGGCGCTGGCCGTCGATCGCGAGCGCTTTGCCGATCGCGTCACCGAACTGGTGACCCACGATCCGCTCATCACGCTGGTGCGGGAAGAGATCACCGACATTCCCGAGCCGCAAGGCGCGGATGGGCCCGTCATCATCGCAACCGGGCCGCTGACCTCGCAGCCGCTGTCGGACCGCATTGCCGCGCTCGTCGGCCGGGCCCACCTCTACTTCTACGACGCCGTCAGTCCCATCGTTCTCGCCGAGACGGTCGACCAATCCCGCGTGTTTCGGGCGTCACGATGGGCACGAAGCCTTCGAGGCGCCGAGGCCGCGAACGTCGCGCAGGAC contains:
- the topA gene encoding type I DNA topoisomerase, whose protein sequence is MAKSLVIVESPAKAKTLTRFLGKDYRVEASFGHIRDLPESAEEVPAEIRDKKWANLGVDTDGDFKPYYVIPASKRRHVTALRSAMKDATQVLLATDPDREGESISSHLKDVLKPKVPVRRVTFHEITLEAVQEAIAQAHDLDENLVKAQESRRILDRLYGYTLSPVLWKKVRTGLSAGRVQSVAVRLIVEREEARRAFRTATYWDIEARLSGEGREFPATLVRVGNARVAVGRDFDPATGALTGKGVRHLDEPAARRVAAAIRHNLPWRVTAVDLRPGTERPAPPFTTSTLTQEASRKLGFSTSRTMRIAQRLKDGVELADGTIEGIITYHRTDSTTLSDKALTESGRAIRAMFGDEYYQGPRRYQTQVRNAQEAHEAIRPTDFRLTPQQLTGVLDADELRLYDLIWKRTMASQMPDARILKTTVELTATGPDDEPCALTATGKAIEFAGYRRAYVEGSDDPDSELEAQETILPAFKEGDLVVAPGSAADARARASLVGLDPKKHETTPPARFTEASLIKKLEEEGIGRPSTYEPTIETILKRGYVFRQGKALVPSFTAFAVTYLLRDHFSDFVDISFTAEMEKDLDEISNGERPWIDFIREFFRGDGRHHKGLEGMAQEGEQRIDYPVIDIGEDPDSGQPVRVRIGKFGPFLQVGDGGAGNTASLPDDLPPADLSVERAMSLVRAKAAGPRELGVDPATGQTVYLATGRFGPYVQLGETPEKPAKGAKGAKGAKAEKAAKVEKPRRASLPRGVTEAEMDLPLALKLLSLPRVLGTHPESGESIAASVGRFGPYVKHGDEFRSLEPDDDVYTITLDRAVALLQAPKQSRRRQSAALTVLRELGAREDGATVKLFEGRYGPYVSDGKTNASLPKGTDPTTLGLREAVELIDARAALGPRKKGGARRKRAAAGVS